The genomic segment CGCATTCCTCGACCACGATGTCGATGTCGTCGAGGAACTCGTCGAGTGAGTCCGCGCGCACACCAGAGGTCATGACCTCGACCCGCAGGTAGGGGTCGAGCTCCGCAATCCGCCGGGCCGTCACAACGGCCTTGTTGAGCCCGATGTCCAGGATGGTGGCCGGCACCCGGTTGAGGTTCGACAGCTCGAGATGGTCGAAGTCGGCGAGTCGCAATGTGCCGCAGAGCCCTTCGGCGGCCAGGGTGTGGGCGATGACGTGGCCGACGCTGAGTCCGGCGATCGCGATCCGAACGTTTCCGAGCCGGCGCTGCTCGGCGGTGGTGATCAGATTACGGTTGCGGTCGGTGCGCACAGCCCGAAAGCCGTTCGGCCCCAGGATGGCAACGACGGTTCGCCGCCACGGGTAGTGCGCCCACCGGGTCGGCTCGTCCAGCAACTCGGCGCCCGGCGCCGGCGCGAGCTTGCGGAGGTCGGCGAGCAGCGCAGCACGGTGGTCGATGAATTCGACACCGGGATCCTGTCGCAGCGCGTCGAGTGCGGCGTCCCCGTCACTCAGGATGACGGCGGAGTAGCTCGCTGTTGCGTCAACTGCCATGTGTCAGCGCTTTCGGATTCGGGCGCGGATCGGCGCGCCGGCGATCATCGTGAAATGCAAGGCAAGAGGGAAGTCCGCCTCCAGCGAGGCGATGTCCACCTGGCGGATGATGCTTGCCAGGGCGAGTGTGACCTCCAGCATGGCGAAGTGGTCGCCGATGCACGAGCGCGGGCCGCCTCCGAACGGAATGTACTGCCAGCGTTCAAGTTTCTTGACAGCGTCCGGGGCGAACCGGTCGGGGTTGAACCGCAGCGGATCGTCCCACAGCGCTGGATCGCGCTGGACGGCCATCCTGCCGAGCACCACCATGGTGCCGGCTTCCACCCGGTAACCGCCGACTTCGAGGTCGCGGCAGGCCATCCGGGTCCCGGTCGGTGCCGGCGGGCACAGCCGCAGCGACTCGCGCACCACCTGTGCGGTATAGCCCAGGTTGGGCAGGTCGTCCGGGTTCAGTGGCCGATCGGGCAGGGCCGCCACCTCGGCGACGACGCGGTCCTGACAGGCGGGATCGTGGCCGAGTGCCCACAGTGCGTAGGCGAGGGTTGTTGCTGTGGTGTCGTGACCGGCGAACAGGAAGATGATGATCTCATCGCAGATCTCGCTGTCGGACAGCCGTTTTCCCGTTTCCGGGTCTTCTGCGGCGATGAGGGCGTGGACCAGCGGTGCGACCCGGTTCGGGTCACGTCGGCATTCGCTGACGATATCGCCGGCGAGACGATGCAGTTTCGCGCTTGCCTCGCGTGCTCGGCGACGCGCCGGTGTGGGCAGCCAACGGGGAGCGCGGACCGGACGGGTGGCGCGGGAGATCGCGTACGACAGTGCGATGCGCAAGGGTTCGGCGACATCGTCGGCGCGCGCCTCGAGATCCATCCCGAGCACCGAAAGTCCAAGAGCCCTTAGCGTGAGCGCGCGGGATTCGGCGTCGAGGTCCACCTCGCCGCCGTCGGGCCAAGCGGTGCACACCGAGTCGGCGGCTTGGGCCATGTGTCCGCCGAACTCGCGGACCCGCTGCTTGGTGAAGACGGGCTGGATCGTGCGCCGTCGTGGTCGCCACGGTTCGTAGGGAAGGTCGGCCAGGTTGGCGCCGATGATCCGGCGCATCTCGTCGAAGACCGGGCTGGTCTTGTCCACCGAACCGTCCTTGATGCTGAGGACATCGCGCAACGCGCCCGGCGAGGTGACGAGAACCATCGGTGGCATCAGCCAGCGCGGGCCCACCGTGAACCGTGTGACAGGTCCGCCGGCGTCGCGCAGCCGCTCGGTGCCGGTGCTGAATTCCTTCACCGCTTTCAGCCGCTGGCGCAAGGGCATCGGATTGACCGGCGCCAACGGCAACGAGTCGAGGCCACCGCTGGAAGGGGCCTGTGTCACGCGGTCCTCCCACTATTTCACTGAGGAACGAAAGTGTACCGATCGAGTCCGGGTTTAATGATGGGGCGTAAGTGGCGCGGGAAGAAGGGTTGTGGATGGGGATTCGACCGCTGTGGCGGATACCGGGCATCGTCCTGCGGGAGCGCTTCCATTCGCCGGGGCGCGAACGGATTCCCGAACCGATGGTGATGGACGACGCCGAATCCGTTGCCTTCTTTCACGCCGGCGGTGCGGCCAACCCCGGTATGCGAGCTGTGTATGACCTGTGTGCCCGCTCGATCGACACGATGCTGCCGCGGGGCGGGCGGTTGCTCGACCTCGGCATCGGCTCCGGGCGTGCGCTGAGCGCAGTGCTGCGACGGCGCACGGACATCACCGCGGTCGGTGTCGACCTGGCGCCCAACATGCTGGCGACCGCCGGGGATCTGTTCGCCGCCGAAGGCCTCGACGGGCGAGTGGAATTGGTACAGGCCGACATCACCGCGTTGCCCGCTTCACTTGCGGGTGCGCCGTGGGATGCGATCTCGTGCATGTGGACTCTGCATCAGTTGCCCGACGCCGATGTCCTGAGCGCCGCGCTGCGGCAGATCGCCGCGGTCCGGCGCGACAGCGGTGCCTCGCTGTGGATCTCCGATTTCGCGCGGCTGCGTGATCCGTCGGCCTGCCCAGCCATGTTGCAGTGTGTGGACCCCGATTCGCCGATGGGTCTGCGGCAGGACGCGATCGCCAGTGAGGCGGCGGCGTTCACCCGTGAAGAACTGTCGGCGGCTCTGGCTGTGGCGGGGCTGGGCGGGTTGAGCTCCGGTCACGCCACGCCGCTGCCGTACCTGCAGGCGTACTGGATGTTCGGCGCGAAGGGTGAACAGGCTCCCGCGGGCAAGCGGCCCGCGCAGCTTCACGGTCAGGCGCGGCGGGAGGCGGCGCTGTTGCGGTGGGGTTTCACCGCTAAGCCGTTCTGACCGCTAGACGGGAATCGTTGTGCCTGTTTCTTTTTCGGCGAACTGCACCACCCTGGCGGCCGCGTCGTAGTCGCAGGCCTTGGGTGAGCGGCCGATCAACGCCGGCTCGCCGCGCAGCGCCAGCCGGGCGCTGACCCCGACGTAGCTGCCCGGCGGGATCGGCTCGCTGATGCAGTAGAGCGTGGGAGCCGCGCCCTCGTCGATGTCATTGGCGAACCGATCGGCCGCACCTTTGGCGACCTTGTGGACCAAGGACATCAACGGTGAATCGCTGGTGTGCGTCAGGTTGGAGGCGACCCAACCGGGGTGGACCAGCTGGGTGACGACGCCAGAGTCGGCGGCGCGCAGACGCCGGTCGAGTTCGAGACCCCACAGCATCATCGCGAGCTTGGAATGCGTGTACGCGCCCATCGAGGTCCACTTGGCGCGGCGCAGGTGCATGTCGTCGAGGCGAAGGGTCGCCTGGCGATGGCCATCGGAGGAGACGTTGATGATCTGCGAACGGATCCGGCCGAACAGCAGGTTCGTCAGGGCGAACGGGCCGAGCACGTTGGTGCCCATCGTCATCTCGAAACCGTCGACGGTCTCGCGGCGCTTGTCGGTCAGTGCGCCGGCGTTGTTGATCAGGATGTCGACGTCGCCGTCGAGCCTGTCGCCGAAACCGCGGACCGACCCGAGGTCGGCCAGATCCAGCTCGATCACCTCGGTGGACCCGTCGATCTCGGCGGCACGCTGGGCGCCCAGCTCGGTGTTGCGGACGGCCATGATGACGTGGGCGCCCGCGCGGGCGAGCGCCCTCGTCGTGCCCAGCCCCACGCCGTTGGTCGCGCCCGTCACGATGATCCGTTTGCCGGTCAGATTGCCGAGCCGGGTCGGCGCCCACTGCGTCACGCGGCGGAGCATAGCGGGAATTCTGGACAAACAAGACCATCTAAGCAATCGCTCTGCGATCATGCCCTTTGACATGAGTGACAGTGCGCAGGCGATCACCAATCTCCTTTACGTATATGCCGAGCTGATCGACGCCGGCGACCTCGACGGGGTCGCCGACCTGTTCGCGCATGGCCGGATCTGCGGTGTGGAGAACGGTCCGCCCGAGACCGTCTTCGAAGGCCGGGACCGGGTCCGCGAGATGTACGAGATGGCGACCCGCCTCTACGAAGACGGCACGCCGAAGACCAAGCACAACACCAGCAATGTCCAGCTGTACATCGACGACGAGGCCGGCACGGCCCGCAGCAGGTCCTATTACTGCGTCACCCAGGCCACGCCCGATCTTCCTCTGCAGGTGATCGTCACCGGCCACTATCACGACACCTTCCAGCGGGTAGACGGCCAGTGGTGGTTCGACTCGCGCACCATGTTCGTCGACCAGGTCGGCGACGTGAGCCACCATCTGAAGTTCTGAGCTGATGGCTGACACGGGCACCTTTGCGATGGCGGGCGTCCTGGCCGACGCGCAGCGCAAAGAGGGACTGACCGAGTGGGGGCCCGGGGAGTTCGAGGAGCCGCTGGGCGTCCTGCTCGACGACTATCCCAGTGCGGGGCTCAACGCGATCGGGGAGCACATCCTGCGGTCTGGCATCGTGCACAGCCTCCGGATGCGGCTGCGGACGCAGGAGTGGATCCGCCGTCATCCCGAGATCCTCGACGAGCAGATCGAGGCGCCCATCGTCGTCGTCGGGATGATGCGCAGCGGCACCACGCTGCTGCAACGCCTGCTGGCCGCCGACACCCGGCTGCACTGCGCCCGCGGCTGGGAGGTGGTCGAAGCCGCACCCAAACTCGACTACGACTTCACCGGCACCGACCCGCGCATCGCGATCAGTGAAGCGAGGGAGAACAAGTCCCGGGAGCTGGCCCCCGAACTGTTCGCCATCCACCCGATGTACGCGTCGGAAGCCGAAGAGGAGATCGTCTTCCTGGCCGACGCGTTTCTCTCGCATGTGCCGGAGTCGGGCGCGAACCTGCCCCACTATCGATCATGGTTGGACACACAGGATTTCGCACCCGCATACGCCTATCTGCATCGGATGTTGCGATTCCTGCAGTGGCAGAAACGTCGCCGGGGCGTGACCGCAGGCCGCTGGGTTCTGAAATCGCCTGCCCATCTCGGCTACCTCGACACCCTGCGCGCCGAGTTCCCCGATGTGCACGTGGTGCACATGCATCGCAACCCGCGCACCACCGTCGCCTCCGGCGCCAGCCTGAATGCGACCTTGCACGCCATGCACGCCGACTCTGTCGACCCCAGGCGGGTGGGGGCGCAGTGGCTGGAACGGATGGGCTGGACCAACGACCGGGCGATGGCGGTGCGCGGCGAGCTCGATGAATCGTTATGGGTCACCGACATCCAGTACGAGGACGCAGTCGCCGACCCGATCGGTCAGGTGCGGCGGGTGTACGACGCAATCGGCATGGAGCTGACGGACACCGCCGTGACCGCGATGAACGAGTGGCTGGCCAACCGACCGCGCGAGGTGGCGCGCCCGCCCTACGGCCTGCCGACCTACGGCCTCACCGACGAGCAAGTGGACGAGCGTTTCTCGCTGTACAACAAGCGCTTTCGAAAGGACTACCAATGAGCGCCGACGACCCGGTGGCAACAGCGTCGCAGCACGAGCAGGAGCTGGCCGCGCTCGAGCTGACCGAACATCCGACCGTCAAAGAGGCCTACCGGACGGTCGCGGAGAATTGGCTGAGCCGGGCCAAGGCCTCCGACGCCATGCGGGAGCGGTTCGACGCGGCGTTCGCCGAGGTGATGTTCTCGGCAGCGGTGTGGTCGTCGAATCAGGACAAGCTGCGGCCGAAGGTCAGCTGCATCACCCGGCTGGCGCACCCCGTCGGTGATCGCCAGATCCCCGGATCTCGTTGGGGCATCGACAATCCCGATACCGTATACCGGGTCATCCCGATCTCGGGTGACGAACGCTACGTGATCCGCGGTCGCGTCGGTGAGCACCGGATGACCGAAAACTACTTCACGCTCTGGGACGCCAACATGGGGACCGTGGCCGTGCTCAACGGCAAGACGATGGACGTCGACAGCGACGGCAGCTACACCATCACCGTGGATTCCGAGCCCGCGAACGGTCGAGGGAACCACGTGCAGACCACGTCCGAGGCGCACGAGTTCTACATCCGCGACGTCCTGTTGGACTGGGCCAGGGACGATCCCAACCACATCACCGTGGAGCGCCTCGGTGGCACGCCGGGCACGCCGGCGCGCACCCTCGGCGAGCAAGCCGAGGCGACTGCGGAGATGATGGCGTACTTCGCGAACTTCACCGGCAAGCTCAGCCACGGCATCTACAAGATGCCGGCGAACCATTTCAATCTGGCCTGGTCGGCGGACAAGGTCGGCGCCATGAAGAACCAGGTGTATGTCATGGGCCGGTTCGATCTCGGGCCCGACGAGACATTCGTGGTCGACGTCAAAGACGGTGGCGCCGAATATTTCACCGTCCCCCTGAGCAACATCTGGGGAACCACCCTGAACATCGTCGACCGCACCGGCAGCCTCAACAAGGTGCAGTCGGTGCCCAACGACGACGGCAGCTACACCTACGTAATCTCGCCGGTCGATCCCGGGGTGGCCAACTGGATCGACTCCGACGGCCTGCGCGAAGGTGTACTGACCCTGCGGATGGCGGAGTTCGGCGAGGACGGGCCGACACCCGATCTGGGTGCGACCGGTCGCGTCGTCGCACTCGACCGGCTCGACGACGAGGCGCCCGGACTCGCCAAGGTGACCCCAGAACAACGGGCCGAACAACTGGTGTCGCGGCGGCAGGCGTACCTGCGTCGGCT from the Mycolicibacterium crocinum genome contains:
- a CDS encoding cytochrome P450, which encodes MTQAPSSGGLDSLPLAPVNPMPLRQRLKAVKEFSTGTERLRDAGGPVTRFTVGPRWLMPPMVLVTSPGALRDVLSIKDGSVDKTSPVFDEMRRIIGANLADLPYEPWRPRRRTIQPVFTKQRVREFGGHMAQAADSVCTAWPDGGEVDLDAESRALTLRALGLSVLGMDLEARADDVAEPLRIALSYAISRATRPVRAPRWLPTPARRRAREASAKLHRLAGDIVSECRRDPNRVAPLVHALIAAEDPETGKRLSDSEICDEIIIFLFAGHDTTATTLAYALWALGHDPACQDRVVAEVAALPDRPLNPDDLPNLGYTAQVVRESLRLCPPAPTGTRMACRDLEVGGYRVEAGTMVVLGRMAVQRDPALWDDPLRFNPDRFAPDAVKKLERWQYIPFGGGPRSCIGDHFAMLEVTLALASIIRQVDIASLEADFPLALHFTMIAGAPIRARIRKR
- a CDS encoding class I SAM-dependent methyltransferase, with product MGIRPLWRIPGIVLRERFHSPGRERIPEPMVMDDAESVAFFHAGGAANPGMRAVYDLCARSIDTMLPRGGRLLDLGIGSGRALSAVLRRRTDITAVGVDLAPNMLATAGDLFAAEGLDGRVELVQADITALPASLAGAPWDAISCMWTLHQLPDADVLSAALRQIAAVRRDSGASLWISDFARLRDPSACPAMLQCVDPDSPMGLRQDAIASEAAAFTREELSAALAVAGLGGLSSGHATPLPYLQAYWMFGAKGEQAPAGKRPAQLHGQARREAALLRWGFTAKPF
- a CDS encoding SDR family NAD(P)-dependent oxidoreductase, which produces MLRRVTQWAPTRLGNLTGKRIIVTGATNGVGLGTTRALARAGAHVIMAVRNTELGAQRAAEIDGSTEVIELDLADLGSVRGFGDRLDGDVDILINNAGALTDKRRETVDGFEMTMGTNVLGPFALTNLLFGRIRSQIINVSSDGHRQATLRLDDMHLRRAKWTSMGAYTHSKLAMMLWGLELDRRLRAADSGVVTQLVHPGWVASNLTHTSDSPLMSLVHKVAKGAADRFANDIDEGAAPTLYCISEPIPPGSYVGVSARLALRGEPALIGRSPKACDYDAAARVVQFAEKETGTTIPV
- a CDS encoding nuclear transport factor 2 family protein; the protein is MSDSAQAITNLLYVYAELIDAGDLDGVADLFAHGRICGVENGPPETVFEGRDRVREMYEMATRLYEDGTPKTKHNTSNVQLYIDDEAGTARSRSYYCVTQATPDLPLQVIVTGHYHDTFQRVDGQWWFDSRTMFVDQVGDVSHHLKF
- a CDS encoding sulfotransferase family protein, with the protein product MADTGTFAMAGVLADAQRKEGLTEWGPGEFEEPLGVLLDDYPSAGLNAIGEHILRSGIVHSLRMRLRTQEWIRRHPEILDEQIEAPIVVVGMMRSGTTLLQRLLAADTRLHCARGWEVVEAAPKLDYDFTGTDPRIAISEARENKSRELAPELFAIHPMYASEAEEEIVFLADAFLSHVPESGANLPHYRSWLDTQDFAPAYAYLHRMLRFLQWQKRRRGVTAGRWVLKSPAHLGYLDTLRAEFPDVHVVHMHRNPRTTVASGASLNATLHAMHADSVDPRRVGAQWLERMGWTNDRAMAVRGELDESLWVTDIQYEDAVADPIGQVRRVYDAIGMELTDTAVTAMNEWLANRPREVARPPYGLPTYGLTDEQVDERFSLYNKRFRKDYQ